In the genome of Shewanella glacialimarina, one region contains:
- a CDS encoding lipopolysaccharide biosynthesis protein, with protein MIKKFFSTSIISGLGLGLQVVFMLYAADRITISEFTSLASILGYSVLLSQLILVGYPQILTRITAIKSDDAAELESSLNAILCLLFFVFLLISLSGFISLFSILCIYLFILKFYLKRVSMGLNCSEKIIFYDDLLWILPPLLYLFYDNNYFYLQVFLLSGLVISTLLMFVVNISRGYRIKVGFSKNVFYKYFSPAFFVIFFLLGRLVMNRLDVLFVQDNFNEQVFSAYTLAHRVSYLITFPTLIFGVIFSAKVSILYRANNKIELYDFIKKSTLLIFFVSFVISAFSILLLNSFLTVYSSGLYLQYENLFQVLLFSQFLISLSGINQMVLMMTGNEKYISLVSFFACFLSLFYLTISEKNIYIVACLLVFYSTIITVATWYKTFRILKEK; from the coding sequence ATGATTAAAAAGTTTTTTAGTACCAGTATTATTTCAGGTTTGGGATTAGGGCTGCAAGTTGTATTTATGTTGTATGCCGCTGATCGAATTACTATTAGTGAGTTTACAAGTTTAGCTTCTATATTGGGTTACTCTGTATTGTTATCCCAATTAATACTCGTAGGTTACCCACAGATATTAACCAGAATAACTGCAATCAAGAGCGACGATGCAGCAGAACTTGAATCATCACTAAATGCAATATTGTGTTTGTTGTTTTTTGTTTTCTTGTTGATTTCATTGAGTGGATTTATTAGTTTATTCTCGATATTGTGTATCTATCTTTTTATATTAAAGTTCTACTTAAAAAGAGTTTCTATGGGCTTAAACTGCTCTGAAAAAATAATTTTCTATGATGATCTGTTATGGATTCTACCTCCTTTATTGTATCTTTTTTATGATAACAACTACTTTTATCTACAAGTGTTTTTATTGTCTGGATTAGTGATATCGACATTACTTATGTTTGTCGTGAATATTTCTAGAGGTTATAGGATTAAGGTTGGATTTTCTAAAAATGTTTTTTATAAATATTTTTCACCAGCTTTTTTTGTAATATTTTTTCTGTTAGGTCGTCTAGTTATGAACAGACTAGATGTATTATTTGTTCAGGATAATTTTAATGAGCAAGTTTTTTCAGCGTATACTTTGGCCCATCGTGTTAGTTATTTGATTACTTTTCCGACTTTAATATTTGGCGTTATTTTTTCAGCTAAGGTATCGATTCTTTATAGAGCTAATAATAAAATTGAGTTATATGATTTTATTAAGAAATCAACATTGTTAATATTTTTTGTAAGCTTTGTTATTAGTGCTTTTAGTATTCTTTTACTTAATAGTTTTCTTACTGTTTATTCTTCAGGTCTGTATTTACAATACGAAAATTTATTTCAGGTTTTACTATTTTCACAGTTTTTAATATCTCTTTCTGGAATAAATCAAATGGTCTTAATGATGACTGGTAATGAGAAGTATATATCGTTAGTTTCTTTTTTTGCGTGTTTCTTATCATTATTTTATTTAACGATTTCAGAAAAAAATATATATATCGTTGCATGTTTATTAGTTTTCTATTCTACAATTATAACAGTTGCAACTTGGTATAAGACATTTAGGATTTTAAAGGAAAAATAA
- a CDS encoding glycosyltransferase family 4 protein, which produces MYCFVIGPFPPPVHGMAKNLKIFAADLSKAAKVKVVDISPGTIVRGSRYHLVKLKKVFFGLCYLLKNCVFCQVKSIYLPPDAGFGAFYTLLFVVLAKVFSIPIFMHHRSFLYINRKTISMSLITKIQPVNSTHIFLCSLMKLKFEKLYGNMSGIIVSNAQYVQPISQPKKFQKKIVLGHLSNLGYEKGLKEVFELCHSLNRVDVDFQLELAGPAENDEVQKYISRQLQILGSKVNYYGSVNQQEKNKFYSKIDVFLFPTEYRNEAQPNVLFEAMAYGCPALTINTGCISTDIDCNSGFVFIDQNDFNLQTPNIVSQLVQKPEQLEKLKHSTLDAITKASSSAKNNYEQLINRVSRGY; this is translated from the coding sequence ATGTATTGTTTTGTAATTGGTCCATTTCCTCCACCAGTGCATGGTATGGCAAAAAACTTGAAAATATTCGCTGCAGATCTGAGTAAAGCAGCTAAAGTTAAGGTTGTAGATATAAGTCCAGGCACAATTGTTCGTGGTAGTAGATATCATTTAGTGAAGCTAAAAAAAGTTTTTTTTGGTTTATGTTATTTATTAAAAAACTGTGTTTTTTGTCAGGTTAAATCTATTTATTTACCTCCGGATGCAGGTTTTGGGGCGTTTTATACTTTGCTATTTGTTGTTTTAGCTAAAGTGTTTTCTATTCCGATATTTATGCATCATAGAAGCTTTTTGTATATTAATAGAAAAACAATATCTATGAGTTTGATCACGAAAATTCAGCCTGTAAATTCAACACATATCTTTTTGTGTTCACTAATGAAATTGAAATTTGAAAAGTTATATGGAAACATGTCCGGGATTATCGTATCTAATGCGCAATATGTTCAACCAATATCACAACCTAAAAAGTTCCAAAAAAAAATTGTCTTAGGTCACTTAAGTAACTTAGGTTATGAAAAGGGATTAAAGGAAGTGTTTGAATTATGCCATTCATTAAATCGCGTGGATGTCGACTTCCAACTTGAATTGGCTGGTCCTGCAGAAAATGATGAGGTACAAAAGTATATTAGCCGCCAACTGCAGATTTTAGGTAGTAAAGTTAATTACTATGGTTCCGTCAATCAGCAGGAAAAGAATAAGTTTTATTCAAAAATAGATGTTTTCCTTTTCCCTACAGAATACCGAAATGAAGCCCAACCTAATGTTTTATTTGAGGCGATGGCTTATGGTTGCCCTGCATTGACAATTAATACAGGCTGTATAAGTACCGATATAGATTGTAATTCTGGTTTTGTATTTATCGATCAAAATGATTTTAATTTACAAACACCAAACATAGTAAGTCAATTAGTTCAAAAGCCAGAACAATTGGAAAAATTGAAGCATTCAACATTAGATGCAATTACGAAAGCTTCATCTTCTGCAAAAAATAATTACGAACAGTTGATTAACAGAGTATCAAGGGGCTACTGA
- a CDS encoding polysaccharide pyruvyl transferase family protein produces MKVGLVGRADHDNFGDSLMFAFYVKEFKKMGHEVFIVGATSIFMQRLLEQNLECQLIYLGSLNCLDKVFFIGGGYFGQPDLKVSQWSKRFIDDSFFYKISTELFLNKTPYVIYGAEVGPLDNRKVKENVKIILERAESIIVRNNSSASFIENEFDLKCAVYRDVVLGETSRYVENVENVENVENVENVENVENVENVENVENVENVENGGVLTIHATGKVLKNNLLSAIIRKKILAFVKSNEIIKVNILFDQSSFPELIPNANSFSEKINEFCSSEVILYNGLSTVLDTLKTSTHVITTKLHVGVVALSFEKYVFCISSMPKNIRFYKEVFNGAGTIRLFNIFSPFYKIKFSSFVKGTHNNENYLSSKQYIDKLNVLVGGN; encoded by the coding sequence ATGAAAGTTGGTTTAGTTGGACGAGCGGATCATGATAATTTTGGTGATTCCTTAATGTTTGCATTTTATGTAAAAGAATTTAAAAAAATGGGACATGAAGTATTTATAGTAGGCGCGACCTCAATTTTTATGCAAAGGCTATTGGAGCAAAATTTGGAGTGCCAATTAATATACCTTGGTTCACTAAATTGCTTAGATAAAGTTTTTTTTATAGGTGGCGGGTACTTTGGTCAACCAGATCTGAAGGTTAGTCAATGGAGCAAAAGATTTATCGACGATTCATTTTTTTATAAAATATCAACTGAATTATTTTTAAATAAAACTCCTTATGTTATTTATGGAGCAGAAGTTGGTCCGTTAGATAATCGTAAAGTTAAAGAGAATGTAAAAATAATCCTTGAAAGAGCTGAAAGTATTATCGTCAGAAATAATAGTTCTGCAAGTTTTATTGAAAACGAGTTTGATTTGAAGTGCGCTGTATATCGTGATGTTGTATTAGGTGAAACTTCACGATATGTTGAAAATGTTGAAAATGTTGAAAATGTTGAAAATGTTGAAAATGTTGAAAATGTTGAAAATGTTGAAAATGTTGAAAATGTTGAAAATGTTGAAAATGTTGAAAATGGGGGCGTATTAACGATACATGCAACTGGAAAAGTCTTAAAAAACAATTTACTATCTGCAATAATTAGAAAGAAAATATTAGCCTTTGTTAAATCAAATGAAATAATTAAAGTTAATATACTTTTTGACCAATCTAGTTTTCCTGAGTTAATACCAAATGCAAACTCTTTTAGTGAAAAGATAAATGAATTTTGTAGTTCAGAGGTCATTTTATATAATGGCTTGAGCACAGTTTTAGATACACTTAAAACTAGTACTCACGTAATCACTACAAAATTACATGTTGGAGTAGTTGCTTTAAGCTTCGAAAAATATGTATTTTGTATTTCAAGTATGCCAAAAAACATAAGATTTTATAAGGAAGTTTTTAATGGTGCAGGTACAATTAGATTGTTTAACATATTTAGTCCTTTTTACAAAATAAAATTTAGTTCATTTGTTAAAGGTACTCATAATAATGAAAATTACTTATCATCAAAGCAATATATAGATAAACTTAATGTTTTGGTAGGTGGTAATTGA